One Helianthus annuus cultivar XRQ/B chromosome 12, HanXRQr2.0-SUNRISE, whole genome shotgun sequence genomic region harbors:
- the LOC110915215 gene encoding cytochrome c oxidase subunit 5b-1, mitochondrial: MWRRASSKLSSLRSLARPNRIITSTPSPLTLRPSATVVTRHFSGNVSKKVEDVMPIATGHEREELEAELQGRDILDINFPEGPFGTKEAPAVVKSYYDQRIVGCPGAEGEDEHDVVWFWLKKGEPHECPVCSQYFVLEVVGPGGLPDGLDEDEHHHH; the protein is encoded by the exons ATGTGGAGACGAGCATCTTCTAAACTCTCATCTCTCCGATCTCTCGCCAGACCTAATCGAATCATCACATCTACACCTTCGCCGCTCACTCTTCGTCCATCGGCGACTGTCGTCACTCGTCATTTTTCCG GAAATGTCTCGAAGAAAGTGGAAGATGTGATGCCTATTGCGACCGGTCACGAGCGTGAAGAGCTTGAAGCTGAGCTTCAG GGACGGGACATTCTGGATATCAATTTTCCTGAAGGTCCTTTTGGTACCAAG GAAGCGCCTGCTGTGGTCAAGTCTTACTACGATCAAAGGATTGTTGGTTGTCCTGGAGCTGAAGGAG AGGATGAGCATGACGTCGTTTGGTTCTGGCTAAAGAAAGGTGAACCACATGAATGCCCAGTATGCTCACAATATTTTGTG TTGGAAGTGGTGGGCCCCGGGGGACTTCCAGATGGACTCGATGAAGATGAACATCATCATCACTAA
- the LOC110915927 gene encoding monothiol glutaredoxin-S15, mitochondrial — MARVLSNMLFKGFRSMEYSRTTASASGSFLQHGMRFSTSVPNDPDTHDDFKPTNKLENSEITLKDIVEQDVKDNHVMIYMKGDPEQPRCGFSSLAVRVLSEYRVPIHSRNILEDPELKNAVKAFSMWPTFPQIFINGEFIGGSDIILNMHQNGELKEKLNKTSSD, encoded by the exons ATGGCTAGGGTTTTATCGAACATGCTTTTTAAGGGATTTAGGTCCATGGAGTATAGTCGTACAACTGCTTCG GCCTCTGGATCATTCTTGCAGCATGGGATGAGATTTTCAACTAGTGTGCCCAATGATCCTGATACACATGATGATTTCAAGCCCACAAATAAGCTGGAGAATTCTGAAATTACTCTAAAGGACATTGTTGAGCAG GATGTCAAGGATAACCATGTGATGATTTATATGAAAGGGGATCCAGAACAACCGCGCTGTGGATTCAGCTCATTAGCAGTCAGAGTATTGAGTGAATACC GAGTCCCTATACATTCAAGAAACATACTAGAAGATCCCGAGCTTAAGAATGCTGTAAAAGCTTTCAG CATGTGGCCTACATTTCCTCAGATATTTATAAATGGAGAATTTATTGGAGGATCAGACATTATTCTCAATATGCATCAG AATGGTGAACTGAAGGAGAAGCTAAATAAAACATCTTCAGATTAA